Genomic window (Tripterygium wilfordii isolate XIE 37 chromosome 11, ASM1340144v1, whole genome shotgun sequence):
CTCTCTAGTTTCCCGGAAAGTGAGTCCCTATACCAACGGATTGACCCCGCGACTTCATTGACTTCACGGATCTTGCTTTGTGAATAATTTATGAAGGaggaaattaaaaatataaagaaaggaGAAATCGTGACAGACAGCGATCTTGGCTTTGTTTGGACAAAGATGACTAAATAATTCGAGACAGGAAATCAACGGCAACTTCCCCAAAGGCAACGCGGAAGAAATATTTAGCGTTGACGGCCacccatttcaaacatatataattcGAGTTGACGAAAGTCAAGGCTTATGCTTTCCGATTCTTGActttaatcaatattcaatactaaaccatatgtatacacacattgTATAACTCATATGCGTAAGAACGATACACATACAAAAGAATGACTTGGTCATGttaatacatattatatacaaaACATGTATCCATATTTGTTCGTTTAGGACTTCAGGGTTAAAGTCTCACGAACCCCCGGAAACGGGGCAAGACAAgtttaataattaaatatctTCATTCACACATGAAGGAGATAGAGTACAGGTGTGATCTAACATATTCACGGTACTAGGGCTGTATATTCACGGTAATGATACTGTCAACCCCTGCATTTATCATCTACTTTCATTGATAAACAGAAAATGCCCCACTCCAACTCCcaaaattcaatatatatataaacatacatGAAAACAATAACCAATCTGGGATGCATatctatgtgtatatatataatctacatgtaaaatatattctaacattTGGTAATAGAGAGAATCCATCTGGGTTTGACATACCTGCAACCACAAGCACCACATCTCAAATAAGTTAGAATGTGAAATTTACTAGGTTACTATATATCAGAAAGTATAGTGTCATGCTCCTTCACTAGGTAGAGAAATGAGAAGCAAAAACAGCCAAgtagaagagaaactaataaatcCATAGCTGGCCAATGTATAACTATTCGAGTTACCTGCAACTAGATACACTAAGATCAATAACCAACCCATGTTAACACCAAACAGGTTGCCATTTAAAAGCAATTCATTCTAGTATCCTAACGACAACCCGGCTTTTGCTTAGGGATACATCAAGCACCTTCTCTTACCGTCTATTTCGGGGAGCTCTCAGCAACCGAGATGATGACAATAATAATACAAGAATCTCAATAACAACGGACTTACAAGGTAATAGAAGAGTTTTAGAGCTTGTCTCCAGCTGTGCGGAAAAAGATATCGGACTACTTCCAGTTATAGGCCCCGAGACAAGTTGCCTCACTTTTGTTGCAAGGTCGATGGTGACGCGGTATTGTGGACTCGTGCTTCATAGTTGTGACACTGAGAAGCCAAATATTCAAGTGCCACAAGAATATCCCCAATAAAAGGGCGGAAATTTTGTTCCTCGTTTAGACACATTGCAGTAATAGCAATTGCATAGTTTAGACAACGCCGAGGGTACCGCCCGTGCAGCCGAGGATCCACCAATTGAGGGAATCTCTTCTGATCCTTCAAAAATGGACGAGACTAgaaccagggaaaaaaaaacagatggcATAATCAGAATTTTTTACTATTGCCAAACTAATGGATCAAATTACTCAGCCAAGCATAGTAATTAAATCCAGAGCTTGACAATACATGAAAAGTGTGAAACTCTTACTCACCCAACTAACTAGGTTTTGCTCTTCTTGTCTTCTGGACAAATCTATGGCCTTCCGCCCCGTTATTAACTCCAAAAGAACCACACCAAAGCTATAAATATCAGATTTGAGAGTCAATTTGCCACTCATTGCATACTCAGGGGCACAGTATCCATATGTTCCCATCACTCTGGTTGAAACGTGTGTATTGTCCCCGACAGGTCCCAGTTTTGCAAGTCCAAAATCTGATAATTTTGGACTGAAGTCATTATCTAGCAAAATATTTGCAGATTTCAAGTCGCGGTAGATAACAGGTGGGTTTGCTTTGCAATGCAGATACTCGAGACCACGGGCAGCACCGACCGCAATCTTCATGCGAGTGTTCCAGCTCAGTGTCTTTTTTTCTGGGTCCAGATCTGGAAAAAATGGTAATACATTAAAAATATGATTGCTGACAATGATGTtgaaatgataatttttttaggtGCTCCGACTAATGGGCATGAAAATTTAACAGATAATTTAACAATTAGTGCCACTATATTCCATAACAAAGCTAACAACCTGTCATCCATGAGAACACATAACAAAATGAAATTAAGCAATCCCACGATCAAAATGAATTTACAGTACTATCACAATGCAAGCTGCAATCAATATTCAAAAACAGTGCTTCTGAACAAAAGGGGACATACATAATCTCCTAATCGGCGGCTCCATTTCCACAGTAAAATGGAGACATTGTAAAAAATCTTCCCCAGAATTGTGGGATTGTAAGAAGGAAACAACCTAGAGGTACGTAACTCAGAAATCATTACAATCTATTCTTATATTATgttaaagaagaaattgaaaccACGCCAATACACAATAACTGTTCGCT
Coding sequences:
- the LOC120009149 gene encoding probable serine/threonine-protein kinase PBL21; amino-acid sequence: MSCFSCLTPHRKDIKVDIESGSRWGSRDSVDSLGSGKGKSKVVSGENEKLNGNGHGKNSSQTSDGGARSFTFRELATATGNFREANLIGEGGFGRVYKGRLESGQVVAIKQLNHDGLQGFQEFIVEVLMLSLLHHVNLVTLIGYCTTGDQRLLVYEYMPMGSLEDHLFDLDPEKKTLSWNTRMKIAVGAARGLEYLHCKANPPVIYRDLKSANILLDNDFSPKLSDFGLAKLGPVGDNTHVSTRVMGTYGYCAPEYAMSGKLTLKSDIYSFGVVLLELITGRKAIDLSRRQEEQNLVSWSRPFLKDQKRFPQLVDPRLHGRYPRRCLNYAIAITAMCLNEEQNFRPFIGDILVALEYLASQCHNYEARVHNTASPSTLQQK